The proteins below come from a single Mya arenaria isolate MELC-2E11 chromosome 6, ASM2691426v1 genomic window:
- the LOC128239360 gene encoding F-box only protein 25-like: protein MMSDLNMWVKTPRGWKMRGVESYAEQGDVVPKPAVALRPGSLDTSREVGLGGIVQVTGSKGQRKMSVCMSEFIVRMKIREAGFDIRRQKYIFDLLAILFSKYIQKLSGSAHRQMFRILEEIVSYVLASEGNLRCARTLLDSASRSLTDHSASVNRIGCASVWNRHKQTVTNLQTKLDNFQYTPREEDCKLILTDLPKECIFEIMLKFTDHRDVVNLGLACWDLYYMSRSTIVWEKLVPYHFTEKQMYTFAELEDHTEGEGLINLYRNCYKKFGLRQMYTADQLVVCSACKTLHWLMLGHHCWSNEEDRYMTYMEPISPGEIMDIASCT from the exons ATGATGTCGGACTTGAACATGTGGGTGAAAACTCCTCGGGGATGGAAAATGCGCGGTGTGGAGTCCTACGCGGAACAAGGTGATGTGGTCCCGAAACCCGCGGTGGCACTCAG ACCAGGTAGTTTGGACACCAGCCGTGAGGTGGGCCTGGGCGGCATCGTACAAGTGACGGGCTCCAAAGGTCAGCGGAAAATGTCTGTGTGTATGTCTGAGTTTATCGTGCGCATGAAGATTCGGGAAGCTGGATTCGATATTCGCagacagaaatacatttttgat TTGTTGGCCatactgttttcaaaatacatacaaaagcTCAGTGGGTCGGCGCACAGACAGATGTTCAGAATCCTGGAGGAGATTGTTTCATACG TGCTGGCGAGTGAGGGGAACCTCCGCTGTGCACGGACGCTGTTAGACTCAGCCTCCCGCAGCCTGACGGATCACTCGGCCAGCGTGAATCGAATCGGCTGTGCCAGCGTCTGGAACCGGCACAAACAGACAGTGACTAACCTACAGACCAAACTCGACAACTTCCAGTATACACCG cgTGAAGAGGATTGCAAGCTCATTTTGACAGATTTACCTAAAGAATGTATTTTTGAAATCATGCTGAAATTTACAGACCACAGGGATGTTGTTAACCTAG GCTTGGCGTGCTGGGACCTTTACTACATGAGCAGGTCTACGATCGTCTGGGAGAAACTGGTTCCCTACCACTTCACGGAGAAACAAATGTACACTTTCGCTGAACTCGAGGACCACACAGAGGGGGAGGGGCTTATAAACTTATACAGGAACTGCTACAA AAAATTCGGACTACGCCAAATGTACACAGCTGACCAACTCGTCGTCTGTTCCGCCTGCAAAACCCTGCATTGGCTG ATGCTGGGCCATCATTGCTGGTCGAACGAGGAAGACCGATATATGACTTACATGGAACCGATATCGCCCGGGGAAATTATGGACATTGCCTCGTGCACTTGA
- the LOC128239359 gene encoding flavin-containing monooxygenase 5-like: MSVAVIGAGASGLTAIKCCLDEGLEPVCFERSPYIGGLWHYTTDAEEGQACVMKSTVINTSKEMMCYSDFPIPAEYAFYMHNTKVDSYLNMYADKFNLKKYIQLNTDVLSVKPSESVDGKWDIVTKVKGSSDTNAQTFDTVLVCTGHHADKNIPDFPDLDKFKGKVVHTHDYRDYHGYEDKRVLIIGIGNSGGDVATELSRISSQIYLSTRSGSWFYHRVADNGDPIDMLLFTRFLTWLRTLFPYFAGLFVKYKLNSRFDHAKYSIQPNYLPLNAHPTVNDELPNRIASGGVIVKANVSHFTETGAVFDDGTTEENIDCVVLATGYIFGFPFLNKSVIDVKNNKVELFKYMFPPDLKKPTLAVIGCIQPLGSIMPISEMQCRLAARVFNGKSQLPDRSSMWEDIRGKQEAMARRYKASPRHTIQVEYITFMDELAELIGCKPDIAKLLLSDPLLGWNVLFGPGTPYQYRIQGPGTWKDSRKCILTQWERTYAPLKTRPLPVPDAGTADSPNISALQLLINIPVFIYRYLFTTNKK; encoded by the exons GTTGCCTTGATGAGGGCCTGGAACCAGTCTGCTTTGAGCGGTCCCCCTACATTGGAGGTCTGTGGCACTACACTACCGATGCCGAGGAGGGTCAG GCATGTGTGATGAAGTCGACCGTGATCAACACTTCGAAAGAGATGATGTGTTACAGCGACTTTCCGATTCCGGCCGAGTATGCCTTCTACATGCACAACACCAAAGTGGACAGTTATCTTAACATGTATGCGGACAAATTCAACTTGAAGAAGTACATACAGTTGAATACAGAT GTTCTCAGCGTAAAGCCATCAGAATCGGTTGATGGTAAATGGGACATAGTCACAAAGGTAAAAGGATCGAGTGACACGAATGCCCAAACCTTTGACACTGTGTTGGTCTGCACGGGTCATCACGCCGACAAGAACATCCCGGACTTTCCTGACCTTGACAAGTTCAAGGGCAAGGTCGTACATACCCATGACTACAGGGATTACCATGGCTACGAGGACAAACGCGTTCTTATCATTGGGATCGGAAATTCTGGTGGAGATGTAGCCACGGAGCTGAGCAGAATTTCTTCCCAG atatatttGAGCACACGTTCCGGGTCCTGGTTTTATCATCGTGTTGCTGACAATGGGGACCCTATTGACATgcttttgttcacaaggttccTCACGTGGCTACGAACCCTGTTCCCGTACTTCGCTGGTCTGTTTGTCAAGTACAAGCTCAACAGCCGATTTGACCATGCCAAGTACTCCATACAACCCAATTACCTTCCGCTAAATGCTCACCCAACCGTGAACGACGAACTACCAAACAGGATTGCATCTGGTGGAGTGATTGTCAAAGCTAATGTCAGCCATTTCACGGAGACTGGTGCTGTGTTCGACGATGGTACAACAGAAGAAAACattgactgtgttgttttggcAACTGGCTATATTTTTGGCTTTCCCTTTCTGAATAAAAGTGTTATAGACgtgaaaaacaacaaagtaGAGTTGTTCAAGTATATGTTTCCTCCTGACCTCAAGAAACCAACGCTTGCGGTGATCGGATGCATTCAACCACTCGGTTCAATAATGCCGATCAGTGAAATGCAGTGTCGATTGGCGGCCAGAGTGTTTAAT GGTAAGTCCCAGCTACCTGACCGATCTTCGATGTGGGAGGACATCCGCGGGAAGCAGGAGGCGATGGCCCGGCGTTATAAGGCGTCTCCGAGACATACCATACAGGTCGAGTACATCACATTCATGGACGAACTAGCCGAGCTTATCGGATGTAAACCGGATATAG CAAAATTACTATTGAGCGACCCTTTACTGGGCTGGAATGTGCTGTTTGGCCCAGGGACCCCCTACCAGTACCGCATTCAGGGCCCCGGGACATGGAAGGACTCCCGGAAGTGCATCCTTACACAATGGGAGCGGACGTATGCGCCCCTAAAAACCAGGCCCT TGCCGGTTCCAGACGCTGGCACAGCCGATTCG CCCAATATTTCCGCTCTGCAGCTATTGATAAATATTCCAGTCTTCATATATCGATACTTATTCACcacaaataagaaataa